One genomic region from Microtus ochrogaster isolate Prairie Vole_2 unplaced genomic scaffold, MicOch1.0 UNK46, whole genome shotgun sequence encodes:
- the LOC101980963 gene encoding interferon-induced transmembrane protein 1-like: MPKEQQVMGPLKGPHSSTSAPTTMINMPAEISTPDHVIWSTFNVLFLNFCCLGFIAYAHSVKSRDRKMVGDVTGAKAYASTAKCLNICALVFSIIMIIVFIALYASKFSSGAF; this comes from the coding sequence ATGCCAAAGGAGCAGCAAGTCATGGGTCCACTGAAGGGTCCCCACAGCTCAACTTCTGCACCAACCACCATGATCAACATGCCTGCTGAGATCTCCACGCCCGATCACGTGATCTGGTCCACATTCAATGTACTCTTCCTGAACTTCTGCTGCCTGGGTTTCATAGCATATGCCCATTCTGTGAAGTCCAGGGACAGGAAGATGGTGGGCGATGTGACTGGGGCAAAGGCCTATGCCTCCACTGCCAAGTGCCTGAACATCTGCGCCCTGGTCTTCAGCATCATCATGATCATTGTCTTCATTGCTCTTTACGCCAGCAAATTTAGTTCTGGGGCCTTCTAG